A single window of Polaribacter sp. SA4-10 DNA harbors:
- a CDS encoding T9SS type A sorting domain-containing protein, whose amino-acid sequence MKRISYLMCCILLTNVAWSQDLTLLSGGQIVTLSGGMLHVGGNVFVDASASLTTTSDATLSGSFIVSGNTTGDITYKRYITNTDWHLVSAPVTDQDIPTFVGVAGNAVAQSGTTSNYGVSYYNNSNAANNRWTYHNNGSPLLENQETLTNFVSGQGYSMKKAATGAYTFTGAMANTDVAVSIPTVNAGTHRWSCIGNPFPSFLAVNNAANAVANVLTGNLGNLDPSFAFLYVWNGTSYDPIGLSDTALQLAPGQAFMVKAINLNETFTFSKGLQNHNSGPTTFYKGSSSIPTILVNLTSGAVNKATKLTFLDSSTTGLDVGYDAGAYQDGTPSFSLNTHLVLESQGVDFTIQSLPTSVLDSELAIPLSVYAAVNKKLTFSVAANNVPDGVAVYLEDSFNNTFTNLTDASVEITTTTALNGIGRFYLRTSSSVLSLENNVVDNSVNLYKTSNSTLKITGLKAQGNATLQMYNIGGKEVLATQFVAQRVKEISLPMLPTGVYIVSVVSKLGTFHKKLIIE is encoded by the coding sequence ATGAAGAGAATTAGCTATTTAATGTGCTGCATTTTACTAACCAATGTTGCATGGTCTCAAGACCTTACTTTATTATCTGGGGGTCAAATAGTAACCTTATCTGGCGGTATGTTGCATGTAGGAGGCAACGTTTTTGTAGATGCATCAGCAAGCTTAACCACTACCTCAGATGCTACTCTAAGTGGCTCTTTTATTGTGAGTGGCAACACAACAGGAGACATTACGTATAAGCGTTATATAACTAACACTGATTGGCATTTGGTTTCTGCACCTGTTACAGATCAAGATATTCCTACTTTTGTAGGGGTTGCTGGCAATGCAGTAGCTCAAAGTGGTACAACAAGTAATTACGGGGTGTCTTATTACAACAACAGCAATGCTGCGAATAATCGTTGGACGTATCATAACAACGGTTCGCCATTATTAGAAAATCAAGAAACATTAACAAATTTTGTTTCGGGGCAAGGGTATAGTATGAAGAAGGCCGCTACTGGCGCTTACACCTTTACTGGTGCCATGGCAAACACAGATGTTGCTGTGTCAATACCAACTGTAAATGCTGGTACGCATCGTTGGAGTTGTATTGGAAACCCGTTTCCATCATTTTTAGCTGTAAATAATGCTGCAAATGCAGTGGCAAATGTGTTAACAGGTAACCTTGGTAATTTAGACCCAAGTTTTGCTTTTTTATATGTTTGGAATGGAACTTCTTATGATCCTATAGGGCTTTCGGATACTGCTTTACAGTTAGCTCCAGGGCAAGCTTTTATGGTGAAAGCAATTAATTTGAATGAAACATTTACCTTTAGCAAAGGTTTACAAAACCATAACAGTGGTCCAACCACTTTTTATAAAGGGAGTTCTTCAATACCTACTATTTTAGTAAATCTTACAAGTGGTGCTGTAAACAAAGCTACAAAATTAACGTTTTTAGACAGCTCAACTACAGGTTTAGATGTAGGGTATGATGCGGGTGCTTATCAAGATGGTACGCCTTCTTTTTCTTTAAACACACATTTAGTGTTAGAAAGCCAAGGGGTAGATTTTACCATACAATCTTTACCAACAAGTGTTTTAGATAGTGAGTTAGCAATACCTTTATCTGTGTACGCTGCTGTAAATAAAAAATTAACATTTAGTGTAGCTGCTAATAATGTGCCAGACGGCGTAGCAGTCTATTTAGAAGATAGCTTTAACAATACTTTTACAAACCTAACCGATGCATCTGTAGAAATAACAACTACTACCGCTTTAAATGGTATTGGGCGGTTTTACCTACGTACCTCTAGTAGTGTCTTAAGTTTAGAGAATAACGTTGTAGATAATAGTGTAAACTTATATAAAACTTCTAATAGTACGCTAAAAATTACAGGTTTAAAAGCACAAGGTAATGCTACGCTTCAAATGTATAACATTGGTGGTAAAGAAGTATTGGCTACACAATTTGTTGCACAGCGTGTAAAAGAAATTTCATTACCAATGTTACCAACAGGCGTTTACATTGTAAGTGTTGTTTCTAAATTGGGTACGTTTCATAAAAAATTAATTATCGAATAA